Genomic DNA from Prevotella intermedia ATCC 25611 = DSM 20706:
ATTGCAGGAAGAGATATTAATCAGTTTAATGTCTTGCCTTCTGCTTCAAATGTTTTGCTTTCCGTATTGGATAATAACAATAGCTATCGCTTCAATGAATATCGAAACGAACATAAATTTAATTTTAAATACTTTAATCGTAAGATTAAAATATTGAATAGCTTTGTTTTACTAAATCTTCCGCTGCGTTTGTTAAATGCCGATTTCCATTATTATGGTATTAGTGAGCAACGTTTTTCTCGTCGCAAACTGTTCTTTGAACCAAACGTAGAACTAAACCATTGGGAAGAAGATGTGTCATGGGTGTTTACTGCAGGTATGAAATCAGACTTTCCAAGCCTGCTTGCCACAGCAGATTATCGCAACGACAGCGACCCTTTGAACATTCGATTGGGTAATAAAGACTTACGCAACCTGCATTATTATGATGTAGATGCCAATATTACCTTTAATGGAGAAAATGAAAAAACAATTAGTTTATCTGCCAATTATCACCGAACAGACAATCAAGTGGCCTATGCGCTCATCTTTGATAAGACGACGGGAGCTTCAATTATATATCCTACCAGTGTGAATGGCAATTGGAATACAAAGTTTGAAGTAGAGTTTAAACGTGCATTGGACAAAGCGAATAAAATCCTGTTCAGCAACAATTTCTCTACGAATTATAACCACAGTGTAGATATGGCTTCAATAGCAGGAAGTACTGAAAGCCAACGAAGCATTGTGAATAACTGGGAGTTTGGCGATGAACTGAAGGTTAATTGTCGTCTGAACGACAACTATGAATTTACATTCCATACAGGTGGAAAGTACTATCTTATAAATAGCGAGCGTGTAGGCTTTGAGAAAATCAAGGCATCTGACTACAACATAGGGCTGAATGCACAGATTGTATTGCCTTGGGAGTTACAACTAACTACCGATATGACGATGTTTGCAAGGCGAGGTTATCAGCAATCTGAAATGAATACCACCGATTGGATTTGGAATGTTCAGTTGGCACGTACCTTCTTAAAAGGACATCTTACCGCTAAACTGCAAGGTTTCGACCTGTTGCAACAACTGTCAAACACACGCTACGTTATTAATTCGCAAGGGCGTACAGAGTCGTGGAACAACAGCATACCACGATATGTAATGCTTTCTCTTGCGTGGAAGTTCAACATTAATCCAAAGAAAAAATAATACGTTCGTTAATTAAAAGGATTGCACATAGTGTTTGTGCAATCCTTTTTTTGTGTAACTTTGCGTTGTTATCAGTACTACAAAACGGCAATAATGGGCTTTATACGGAAATACAAATGCGTTGCTTGTGGCTACGAGGCTGACATATACGAAGGAAAAGGCTTTATGGGACAAACCATCGAAATGGTATCGTGTGCCGACTGCCACTCGGTGCAGCCATTGGTGGTGGGTGGCGTAATCGGCGATGCTGCCCCTTCGTTTCGCACATTGATAGGCAGGCTGTGCTTGAATTGCGGTTCAGAACACATCATAAAGTGGGACGGACATACTTGTCCGCAATGTAAGGGCAATATGGAAGATATGGGCAGCCGTGAATTTTGGTCGTAGTCGCAGTGTTAAAATATATGTATAAATGTTTAGAGCGAAAACTTGAGCAGAACAATTGAAATAGAATCGTGAAACAATAAAAAGGCAATTAAATTCCAAAGAAAATTCTTTCAGATTTTAAAACCTATGCTCTTGCAAAGCAAAACAATAGGTTTTACACCGCAAAAGAGCTGCTTTTGCAAGGCGAAACCTACACTTTTATAAGGCGTTTTTAGTTCTATACGCTACTTTTTTTGTTCCTTTTGCGAGTAAATACCTGCTGTTTTATTGCACAAAGTATCTATATAAAGTTGTACTTGTTTAATAGTTAGAAGGTTGTGCTTGCACACGAATGCTTCGATTATTTGCAGATAAATATCTTATCGTTCCTAAAAACCGCCTTCCTGCCATTGTTTCACGCTTGAATTTTAACACTATTGTGCGTTTGGTGATAGTAATTATGATTTAGTAACAATAACACTTTAATTTGTTAATGTGTGATTTTTTTTAAATGAATATTTGCAAATAAAAAGATAAATTTCTATATTTGTAAAAAATATAGTATAAGTTTATCAGAAAAATATCACATCTATACTGATTAACCTAATAGTATGAGAAATGAGTATATTTTAGATGTTGTTGACAAAATATTGAATTTGAACGATATTCATGCTAATAGAAAAAAACTTTTTAAAGTTCTTTTCTCTTCGCCTGTTTTTCCAAGTTTAGCTGCCATTTCTCAAACTTTATCTTATTACGGCCTACATAACAATGCTTTTGTTACTGATTTAAAACATCTATTGAAACTTAAAAATGTAATAGTTCATTCTATTAAAAAAGAGGAAGGACATTTCTATATTCTTACCCAAATAGACAGTAATACAGTAACACTCTATGATGGCGATGAAACAAAAATTAGTCTTGAAGAGTTTACTGTAATATGGGACGGTGTTGTGTTGGTGGTTGAAGAGAAAGAGAATGTCAATATAAAACGGTCTATTATTGCTTTTCCGTTTTGCTGTTTTGGTTTTTGGGGGTATTTATTGTTGTATTTTTTCTTTACCACAACAAAATTTACTATAGACTTTATTTTAGACAGTATAGGGTTCACTTTGTCATTAGTATTGTTTAGGCAACATTTGATAATATTCGAGAAAACTTCTTTTTGCCAAATTGGAAAGAATGTTGATTGCAATTATGTTGCAGATAGAAATCCATTGCAAAAATGGCTACCGATAGATTTAGCTATAATGGGCGTTTTCTTTTTTCTTTTTAATCTACTTAGCCTGATTATAGTTGGAGCAGCAAATTGTATATCGGGTTATATCACTCTTGTTGCAGCTATTTTTATGATGTTTCTTAGTATTTATCAGGTATTTAAAATAAAAAAATATTGTCTTTATTGTTTAGGCATAACGATTGTGGTTTTTGCAAAACTCTACATTTCGGTTTTATCATTTAATGCTAATCATATCTATTTGTTACCTAAATTTGTCATTTCAATAATTATTGCTTATTTATTTAGTTATCTAATTTATAAAATAATGAACTATGATAAACTATTATTAAATAATGATATAGAACTCTTAAGAATAAAACGCAATCCCAGTATTATAAAAAAATATTTCGTTCAATCTCATTCTATCGTGCCTACTGAGGAAATGATGGAGTTTGGCAACAAGTATGCAGATATAGTGATAACTACTTTTATTAGCTTACATTGTCGCCACTGTCAAAAGGTTGTGTCAGAAGTTATTCAGCTTATAGATAAGTTTCCTAAACGTTTCTTATGGCGCGTTGCGATACAAGGTATTAGCAGCAATGATATGGATGATAACGTTTTTGCCCGATTGAATACTCGTCAGTTGAATATTCTTCAACTCTATATAAATGATAAAAAGCGTTGCTTGAAAGCAATGCGCTTATGGAATTTTAAGAATATAACTGATTGTTTGGAAGAGTTGATTGCAAAATATCGTTTTCAGCAGAAAAATATTGAAAAAATGATAATAATGCATTATCCTACAATATGGGTAAACGGTATTGTTCTACCTCAAGAATATACAACATCCGATTTACAATATATTAACCAAGAATTAATAGAAATGAAACATAACGAAACTTATCGAATGAGATAAACATATACTATCTTACTTAAGTAAAGGATTAGCTACCCTTTTTCCAAGTAAGATAGTGTAGAGGAGTTGCCTATTCCCTCTTTTAATGTTAAAAGCATAAATACTAGTTAATGCAATATCGATAAAAGGTATAGTAAATAAAATATAATTTTTTAAATTAAAACAAATGAAAAAGCTAAATTTTATTGAAATGTCCACTGTTTATGGTGGTTTTGACAACGAAAAAGGTCGTGAAGTACAGCAAAGAGGTCATGAACTTGACAACAAACAAAATGGTAGAATTACGCTTTGTAATACTTCAGAAGAAGAAAAAGCTTACCGAGATAAATTGGAGCAAGATTGGGAACAATGGATAATAGATTTTAATAAGTATTGTGTATAATAATTATCTTCCTCACAGAGAATATTATTTTCTGTGAGGAAGGGTTTATAATAAAATAAAAATGAAGACCATAGCATCTTTATTGATGATATTAAGTGTACAATTTTGTTTTTCACAGGAAACCCGTGTTATCGAGCCTGCAGAGCTTGAAATAACTTTTTCTACAAAGGAATATGCATTTTGGGACACCTATACCTTCCGTTGTGGAAAGAATGTGAGCCAATATTTTAGTATTTCTGAATTGCAACATCAAAAGATGTTAGCTGATGATGATCCGGCTCTCTTTATCCTTTGGGATAAGAGATTGGCAGATTACGATGAGCCGGACCCGGCAAAAAGGATGCCTGCGAGTACGGGAAACTTAGATGAAATTTACCGCAACCTTGAGCAAGGGAAGTTTACAACCTATTCAACTGTTGTGGGAACTCATTATTTAATAACCGAAGATGTTGTTATTCCCGAGTGGACAATGTACGAAGACTCCACAATTACAGTCTTAGGCATGGAATGTAAGAAAGCTACGACAAACTTTCGGGGTCGCTATTGGGAAGTCTGGTATGCCGAAGAATTGCCCATCAGCCAAGGTCCTTGGAAGTTGTGCGGCTTGCCGGGCATGATATTAAAAGCGAATTGCCCCAAGTTTATGTTGATAGAAGCAACCGGTATCAAGAACAAAAACCTTGAACCCGTAACCTTTTATAATTATCTGAACTATAAATATGCCCCGATAGACCGCATGGAATATCTAAAGAAAGTGCATAAACCGGGTATCTATCCAACCGGAGGAAGTCGTAAAACGATAGAAATAGATGATACTGAATAGAACTGATATGAAGCCAAGGTCTTTTCTCTTAGTTTTGTTCTTTATGCTAAATGCTGCAATGTGTTTAGCACAAGAAACCCACGTTATAGAGCCGGCAGAACTTGAAATAGTTTATTCGGTAAAAGAACAACCGCACTGGGATACTTATATTTTCCGTTGTGGTAGGAATGTGAGCCAATATTTTAGCCAACCTGCACTGCAAAGTGATAAGATGTTAGCGAA
This window encodes:
- a CDS encoding vitamin K epoxide reductase family protein, with the protein product MRNEYILDVVDKILNLNDIHANRKKLFKVLFSSPVFPSLAAISQTLSYYGLHNNAFVTDLKHLLKLKNVIVHSIKKEEGHFYILTQIDSNTVTLYDGDETKISLEEFTVIWDGVVLVVEEKENVNIKRSIIAFPFCCFGFWGYLLLYFFFTTTKFTIDFILDSIGFTLSLVLFRQHLIIFEKTSFCQIGKNVDCNYVADRNPLQKWLPIDLAIMGVFFFLFNLLSLIIVGAANCISGYITLVAAIFMMFLSIYQVFKIKKYCLYCLGITIVVFAKLYISVLSFNANHIYLLPKFVISIIIAYLFSYLIYKIMNYDKLLLNNDIELLRIKRNPSIIKKYFVQSHSIVPTEEMMEFGNKYADIVITTFISLHCRHCQKVVSEVIQLIDKFPKRFLWRVAIQGISSNDMDDNVFARLNTRQLNILQLYINDKKRCLKAMRLWNFKNITDCLEELIAKYRFQQKNIEKMIIMHYPTIWVNGIVLPQEYTTSDLQYINQELIEMKHNETYRMR
- a CDS encoding GLPGLI family protein is translated as MKTIASLLMILSVQFCFSQETRVIEPAELEITFSTKEYAFWDTYTFRCGKNVSQYFSISELQHQKMLADDDPALFILWDKRLADYDEPDPAKRMPASTGNLDEIYRNLEQGKFTTYSTVVGTHYLITEDVVIPEWTMYEDSTITVLGMECKKATTNFRGRYWEVWYAEELPISQGPWKLCGLPGMILKANCPKFMLIEATGIKNKNLEPVTFYNYLNYKYAPIDRMEYLKKVHKPGIYPTGGSRKTIEIDDTE